The following coding sequences lie in one Mucilaginibacter sp. KACC 22773 genomic window:
- a CDS encoding malectin domain-containing carbohydrate-binding protein — protein MIKPSTSIHKRAGRTNLTLIWNSYKKMQVNKAHIKKQFSRFNHQPVLMLFICLVFTFLISPAFAQNNTRQEILLNAGWHTIADDNNVKAYPGFEQAGFKDQDWKTVNVPHNWDEYEGYRRLKHGNRHGYAWYRKMFFLPAKQQNKRYFLWFEGVGSYATVWLNGRQVGYHAGGRTSFTLDVTDAIKTGSKNLLCIRADHPAFIKDLPWVCGGCSDDPGFSEGSQPMGIFRPVHLIVTNAIRIEPFGVHIWNDTTVSEKLATLNLETAIKNYDKQPSSIRVSNKLVDATGKVVAEVNTSKQVKPGETVVVQQLLKDVVGVHLWSLQNPYLYNLITRVWQNGKLQDQTNTAYGVRWISWPSGRNNGDNRFYLNGKPVFINGIAEYEHLMGKSQAFTAEEIKARVMQVKAAGFNAFRDAHQPHNLAYQTYWDKLGILWWPQYSAHIWFDTPEFRAAYKTLLVDWVKERRNSPSVILWGLQNESKLPADFAHECSEIIRKLDPTASSQRKITTCNGGQGTDWDVPQNWTGTYGGNPLTYGEDLKKQILVGEYGAWRSLGFHTEGPFNQNGPLSEDRMTQLMETKVRLADSVKDRVAGHFQWLLYSHENPGRTQGGEGQRELDRVGPVNYKGLFTPWGQPADAFYMYRANYAPKDKEPMVYIVSHTWPDRWVAAGKKDSITVYSNCDEVELFNDVQHISLGKKKKGRIGTHFQWDGVDVRYNVLYTVGYVNGKAVAHDQVVLNHLPAAPHLNTYKSANSALLKPAAGYNYLYRLNCGGPDYKDSFGNTWMADRHQDNKNQPGSISWTDDYPNMPALFASQQRTFDNIGKTNDSPLFQTFRYGMDKLQFNFPVADGDYRIELYFTEPWYGTGGGMDCTGWRLFDVAVNGETKIKNLDIWKEAGYACALKKTITAHITSGKISISFPNVLAGEAIISAVGISILNGRVHAVPNNSGIITHLKSAGGWTLQSWMDVGQKQYANAGISFSNLPPVLFGADWICTDPADNKQFASFNVTADADVFVAMDTAPSQRPEWLSDYEVTGLYIENDANGGHKLPVYRKRFKKDGMVQLGANNEKYMYTAAVLPVTTLEPATDLRKTISYKAEIADIQGDGIARDTLAGKKVIRFEKDEGGAASFAITPGVADLYALRIKYYNSTDKTFTAKMKLLAADGSVMKEDNLNFKPVAKNKSGMVATTTGTSINAGNYKLIIRGEKCAGLCISGIEMQ, from the coding sequence AAAACCGTCAACATCAATACACAAAAGGGCGGGTCGTACCAATTTAACGCTGATCTGGAACAGCTATAAAAAGATGCAGGTAAACAAAGCTCATATTAAAAAACAGTTTTCCCGGTTTAATCATCAACCGGTTTTAATGCTTTTTATATGCCTGGTGTTTACTTTTTTGATAAGCCCGGCATTTGCGCAAAATAACACCAGGCAGGAGATTTTGTTAAACGCCGGTTGGCATACCATCGCTGATGATAATAACGTAAAGGCTTATCCGGGCTTTGAACAGGCCGGCTTTAAAGATCAAGACTGGAAAACTGTAAACGTACCGCACAATTGGGATGAATATGAAGGTTACCGCCGTTTAAAACATGGCAACAGGCATGGCTATGCATGGTATCGCAAAATGTTCTTTCTGCCTGCAAAGCAGCAAAATAAGCGCTACTTTTTATGGTTTGAGGGTGTGGGTTCATATGCTACTGTTTGGTTAAATGGCAGGCAGGTGGGCTATCATGCAGGTGGGCGTACTTCGTTTACATTGGATGTTACTGATGCGATAAAAACGGGAAGTAAAAATCTGCTCTGTATTCGTGCAGATCATCCGGCCTTTATAAAAGATCTGCCATGGGTATGTGGCGGCTGTTCGGACGATCCGGGTTTTTCGGAAGGGTCGCAGCCTATGGGTATTTTCAGACCGGTACATTTGATTGTGACCAATGCGATACGTATTGAGCCTTTTGGTGTACATATTTGGAATGATACCACCGTCTCCGAAAAATTAGCCACCCTTAACCTCGAAACAGCAATAAAAAATTACGATAAGCAACCTTCTTCCATTCGTGTCAGCAATAAACTGGTTGATGCTACAGGAAAAGTTGTTGCAGAAGTTAACACGTCGAAACAAGTTAAACCAGGTGAAACTGTTGTAGTACAGCAATTACTAAAAGATGTAGTCGGTGTACACTTATGGTCTTTACAAAATCCTTATTTATACAATTTAATTACCCGTGTTTGGCAGAATGGTAAACTTCAGGATCAAACAAATACAGCCTATGGCGTTCGCTGGATAAGCTGGCCATCTGGGCGTAATAATGGCGATAATCGTTTTTATTTGAATGGTAAACCGGTGTTTATCAATGGCATTGCTGAGTATGAACACCTGATGGGCAAGAGCCAGGCTTTTACCGCCGAAGAAATTAAAGCAAGGGTGATGCAGGTAAAGGCTGCAGGTTTTAATGCTTTCAGGGATGCGCATCAACCGCATAACCTGGCATACCAAACCTATTGGGATAAGCTGGGCATCCTTTGGTGGCCGCAATATTCGGCGCATATCTGGTTTGATACGCCTGAGTTTAGGGCTGCTTATAAGACCCTGCTCGTTGATTGGGTCAAAGAACGCCGTAACAGCCCCTCAGTTATTTTGTGGGGCTTGCAGAATGAAAGCAAGCTGCCGGCCGATTTTGCCCATGAATGTTCTGAGATCATCCGCAAGCTTGATCCTACAGCATCATCACAGCGTAAAATAACCACCTGTAACGGTGGCCAGGGCACCGATTGGGATGTTCCCCAAAACTGGACCGGCACCTATGGTGGCAACCCATTAACTTATGGCGAAGACCTCAAAAAACAGATCCTTGTGGGTGAGTATGGCGCCTGGAGAAGTCTTGGTTTTCATACCGAAGGTCCGTTTAATCAGAATGGTCCGCTTAGCGAGGACCGTATGACACAACTGATGGAGACTAAAGTTCGCCTGGCCGATTCTGTAAAAGACCGGGTTGCGGGGCATTTTCAATGGTTGTTGTACTCACATGAAAATCCGGGTCGCACCCAAGGTGGAGAAGGTCAGCGGGAGTTGGACAGGGTAGGGCCGGTTAACTATAAGGGCTTATTTACACCCTGGGGGCAACCAGCCGATGCATTTTATATGTACCGGGCCAATTATGCACCAAAAGATAAAGAGCCGATGGTTTACATTGTATCCCATACATGGCCCGACCGCTGGGTGGCAGCGGGTAAAAAAGATAGTATTACAGTTTACTCCAATTGTGATGAGGTAGAATTGTTTAACGATGTACAGCATATTTCGCTGGGTAAAAAGAAAAAAGGTAGGATAGGTACTCATTTTCAGTGGGATGGTGTGGATGTAAGATATAATGTTTTGTACACCGTTGGCTATGTAAATGGCAAAGCCGTTGCGCATGACCAGGTGGTGCTCAATCATTTACCCGCCGCCCCGCATTTAAATACGTATAAGTCAGCAAATTCAGCGTTACTTAAACCCGCAGCGGGTTACAATTACCTGTATCGCTTAAATTGCGGAGGTCCCGATTATAAAGACAGCTTTGGTAATACATGGATGGCCGATAGGCATCAAGATAATAAAAATCAACCCGGCTCAATATCATGGACGGACGATTATCCGAACATGCCCGCCCTTTTTGCCAGCCAGCAACGCACATTTGATAACATTGGCAAAACAAATGATAGCCCATTGTTTCAAACATTCAGGTATGGGATGGATAAATTGCAGTTTAACTTCCCGGTAGCTGATGGCGATTACCGCATTGAATTATATTTTACTGAACCATGGTATGGCACAGGCGGCGGAATGGACTGCACCGGGTGGCGTTTATTTGATGTAGCTGTTAATGGTGAAACAAAGATCAAAAACCTGGATATCTGGAAAGAAGCGGGCTATGCCTGCGCACTAAAGAAAACAATTACCGCCCACATCACAAGCGGTAAAATAAGCATAAGCTTCCCCAATGTACTGGCTGGGGAAGCTATCATATCTGCAGTGGGTATCAGTATTTTAAATGGCAGGGTACATGCAGTGCCAAACAACAGTGGCATAATAACACATTTAAAATCAGCCGGTGGGTGGACACTGCAAAGCTGGATGGATGTGGGCCAAAAGCAATATGCAAACGCCGGTATCAGCTTCAGTAATCTGCCGCCTGTACTTTTTGGGGCTGATTGGATTTGTACAGATCCTGCTGATAATAAGCAGTTTGCCTCGTTTAATGTAACTGCCGATGCAGATGTATTTGTGGCGATGGATACTGCCCCTTCACAAAGGCCCGAATGGTTAAGCGATTATGAAGTTACCGGTTTGTATATAGAAAATGACGCCAATGGCGGGCATAAGCTCCCGGTATACCGCAAAAGATTTAAAAAGGATGGTATGGTGCAATTAGGCGCGAACAACGAAAAATACATGTACACCGCAGCTGTTTTGCCGGTAACTACACTTGAACCGGCAACTGATCTGCGTAAAACCATAAGTTACAAAGCTGAAATCGCTGATATACAGGGTGATGGCATAGCCAGGGATACCTTGGCTGGTAAAAAAGTGATCCGGTTTGAAAAGGATGAGGGCGGCGCGGCATCGTTTGCTATTACCCCCGGTGTGGCTGATTTGTATGCTTTGCGCATAAAGTATTACAACTCAACCGATAAGACCTTTACTGCAAAAATGAAGCTGCTTGCTGCCGATGGATCGGTGATGAAAGAGGACAATTTAAACTTTAAACCGGTAGCCAAAAACAAGTCGGGAATGGTGGCTACTACAACGGGAACGAGTATTAACGCGGGCAATTATAAACTGATAATCAGGGGTGAAAAATGTGCAGGTTTATGTATATCCGGCATAGAAATGCAGTAG
- a CDS encoding glycosylase: MNDTLKHFTLFICLLPAIKLSAQTNTVPNKVMQDIYQQVKTPYKYGLVMVPDSNSKKMDCPSVFRKGNNWYMTYLVFNGRGYETWLADSKDLLHWKTRGRILSFSDTTQWDSNQKAGYIALQDYKWGGSYQLQKYRDKYWMSYFGGQSRGYEKGLLSISVANTDKDPSIPHEWQRLDNPVLSSIDKDVSWWDNHTQYKETVIWDKAKLTGHQFVMYYNANGDSVNKKRGAERIGMAVSDDMLHWQRFGKDPVLNHGDGITGDPYIQKIGDVYVMFYFGAFWKTGTTGVFNRFACSYDLVHWTDWTGDKLIESSEPYDNMFAHKSFVVKYKGVVYHYYCAVNKADQRGIAVATSKDVGKSELNFVAPPVKKKK, from the coding sequence ATGAATGATACATTAAAACACTTTACATTATTTATTTGCCTGTTACCGGCAATAAAACTATCGGCACAAACCAACACGGTGCCCAATAAGGTAATGCAGGATATTTATCAGCAGGTAAAAACCCCTTATAAATATGGCCTGGTGATGGTGCCCGATAGCAATTCAAAAAAAATGGATTGCCCCAGTGTTTTCAGGAAAGGGAACAACTGGTACATGACTTATCTTGTTTTCAACGGCCGTGGTTATGAAACCTGGCTGGCGGATAGTAAAGACCTGCTGCATTGGAAAACCCGCGGCCGTATCCTGTCATTCTCTGATACCACGCAGTGGGATAGTAATCAAAAAGCAGGTTATATCGCTTTACAGGATTACAAGTGGGGCGGCAGTTACCAGTTGCAAAAATACCGGGATAAATACTGGATGTCGTATTTCGGCGGGCAAAGCCGGGGGTACGAGAAAGGGCTGCTATCAATCAGTGTTGCTAATACCGACAAGGATCCATCAATACCGCACGAGTGGCAGCGGTTAGATAATCCCGTACTATCAAGTATCGATAAAGACGTAAGCTGGTGGGATAACCATACCCAATACAAAGAAACGGTGATATGGGATAAGGCAAAGCTTACCGGGCACCAATTTGTAATGTATTACAATGCCAATGGCGATAGTGTAAACAAAAAGCGCGGCGCCGAGCGCATTGGTATGGCTGTATCTGATGATATGCTGCACTGGCAGCGTTTTGGTAAAGATCCTGTGCTGAACCATGGCGACGGCATTACCGGCGACCCGTATATTCAAAAAATAGGCGATGTATATGTGATGTTCTATTTCGGCGCCTTTTGGAAAACCGGAACAACAGGTGTATTTAACCGCTTTGCCTGTTCGTACGACCTGGTTCACTGGACGGATTGGACAGGCGATAAGCTGATTGAATCATCCGAACCTTATGATAATATGTTTGCCCACAAATCATTTGTGGTAAAATATAAGGGTGTGGTATACCACTATTATTGCGCGGTAAACAAAGCCGATCAGCGTGGTATAGCTGTAGCCACATCAAAAGATGTGGGCAAAAGCGAATTGAATTTTGTTGCACCACCGGTTAAAAAGAAGAAATAG
- a CDS encoding response regulator transcription factor has protein sequence MDADKIDIAIVDDHTLFRQGLVSLLSDSGKINVIFDAENGQDMIHKLSRHPIPEVILMDITMPQMDGYESTKWIKENHPEIKVLALSMFEEDKPIIGMLKSGAGGYMLKQSRASDLVDAITGIAKQSFYINELVSGKLLRNIQNNQSVKTLQVEVNANELKFLELCCSDLTYKQIADMMNLSPHTIDNYREALFQKFETKSRTGLVIAALRQELIKI, from the coding sequence ATGGACGCCGATAAAATAGACATAGCCATTGTTGATGACCATACCCTTTTTCGCCAGGGCCTGGTGAGCCTGCTCAGCGATTCGGGCAAGATAAATGTAATTTTTGATGCCGAGAACGGCCAGGATATGATCCATAAGCTATCTCGCCATCCTATACCCGAGGTAATCCTGATGGATATTACCATGCCCCAGATGGATGGTTACGAAAGCACCAAATGGATTAAAGAAAATCATCCTGAAATTAAAGTACTGGCCTTAAGTATGTTTGAAGAAGACAAGCCCATCATCGGCATGCTTAAAAGTGGTGCCGGCGGTTATATGCTAAAACAATCAAGGGCGTCTGATCTGGTTGATGCCATAACCGGTATAGCCAAACAATCTTTTTATATTAATGAGCTGGTAAGCGGCAAATTATTACGCAATATTCAAAACAATCAATCCGTAAAAACGCTACAGGTTGAGGTAAATGCCAACGAACTAAAATTCCTTGAACTGTGCTGCAGCGACCTCACCTACAAGCAAATAGCCGACATGATGAACCTAAGCCCGCACACCATCGACAATTACCGCGAAGCGCTGTTCCAAAAATTTGAAACCAAATCAAGAACAGGACTGGTGATTGCCGCGTTAAGGCAGGAATTGATAAAGATATAG
- the galB gene encoding beta-galactosidase GalB: MRYHYFLLITLLICAAAADAQNARKTESFNTGWKFFLGDKPRAQSSTFDDAQWRSMDLPHDWSIEGRFDQKNPTTQAEGGLPAGIGWYRKSFTLPLSAQNKNTFIDFDGVYHNSEVWVNGHYLGKRPNGYISFRYAVTPYLNFGSKKNVIAVRVDNSDQPNSRWYTGSGIYRNVWLITTAKTYLTNWGTFITTPKVNDNAAEVALEIGVHQPPSKNKLSLQTTIYNAEGKMVVSQTSPVKNTGDTSIVVHQTLAVSKPKLWSVTRPYLYKVVIKVLQNGKVLDDQSIYTGIRYFNFDADKGFTLNGEPMKIKGVCLHHDQGALGTAVNVRAMERQLQVLKAMGCNAIRTSHNAPAPGFLDLCDRMGFLVMDEAFDMWRKKKSKYDYHQDWDKWHVKDLQDQVLRDRNHPSIFAWSIGNEIREQFDSTGINISRELVGIVKQLDTTRPVTSALSEADPKKNFIYQSGALDLVGLNYHQEVYANFQKNYPGQKFIGTENMSALATRGHYDMPSDSIRRWPKDGKTPLKDGNPDFTVSAYDNVSAYWGSTHEETWKIIKKYDFLSGLFVWTGFDYIGEPTPYLWPARSSYFGIVDLAGFPKDVYYMYQSEWTTKPVLHLLPHWNWSAGKTIDVWAYYNNADEVEAYLNGKSLGIRKKTGDDLHVMWRVKYEPGTLKAVSRKNGKIIMSTQVVTAGEPYRIQLKADRSHIKADGKDLSYITVTILDKNNVPVPDAGQLIKFKVGGQGILKAVDNGSQTDLDPFVSNQHRVFNGLGLVIIQSNNKSGKINITAAAEGLQSGQLIIQSGR; the protein is encoded by the coding sequence ATGCGGTATCATTATTTTTTGCTCATTACTTTATTAATCTGTGCCGCTGCGGCTGATGCACAAAACGCGCGTAAAACAGAAAGTTTTAATACCGGCTGGAAGTTTTTTTTAGGCGATAAGCCGCGGGCCCAAAGCAGCACCTTTGATGATGCACAATGGCGCAGCATGGATCTGCCGCATGATTGGAGCATTGAAGGCCGCTTTGATCAGAAAAATCCAACCACACAGGCCGAGGGGGGCTTACCCGCGGGCATCGGCTGGTATCGTAAAAGTTTTACCTTGCCTTTATCAGCCCAAAACAAAAACACATTTATCGATTTTGATGGTGTTTACCACAACAGCGAGGTTTGGGTAAACGGGCATTACCTGGGCAAACGCCCAAATGGATACATCTCTTTCAGGTATGCTGTTACACCTTACCTCAACTTTGGCAGCAAAAAAAATGTGATCGCGGTACGTGTAGATAATTCCGATCAGCCTAATTCCCGCTGGTATACAGGCTCGGGTATTTACCGTAACGTGTGGCTGATTACCACGGCTAAAACTTACCTCACAAACTGGGGAACTTTTATAACAACACCTAAAGTAAATGATAATGCCGCCGAAGTGGCTTTGGAGATCGGGGTACATCAACCCCCGTCAAAAAACAAATTAAGCCTGCAAACTACCATTTACAACGCCGAAGGTAAAATGGTTGTTTCCCAAACATCCCCGGTAAAAAATACTGGAGACACTTCGATTGTTGTTCATCAAACTTTGGCAGTAAGCAAACCGAAGCTTTGGTCGGTAACAAGGCCATATTTGTATAAAGTAGTAATAAAAGTGCTGCAGAATGGCAAAGTGCTTGATGACCAGTCAATTTACACGGGGATTCGTTATTTTAACTTTGATGCCGATAAAGGCTTTACTTTAAATGGCGAGCCAATGAAAATAAAAGGCGTTTGCCTGCATCATGACCAGGGCGCTTTGGGTACAGCTGTAAACGTAAGGGCTATGGAGCGCCAGCTGCAGGTATTAAAGGCCATGGGCTGTAACGCCATCCGCACATCGCACAACGCGCCTGCACCCGGGTTTCTTGACCTGTGCGACAGGATGGGTTTTTTGGTAATGGATGAAGCTTTTGACATGTGGCGAAAAAAGAAAAGTAAATATGATTATCACCAGGATTGGGATAAATGGCATGTAAAAGATCTGCAGGACCAGGTATTGCGTGACCGTAACCACCCGTCGATTTTTGCCTGGAGCATAGGTAACGAAATAAGGGAACAATTTGACAGCACCGGCATCAATATCAGTCGCGAATTGGTTGGCATAGTAAAGCAGCTGGATACAACCAGGCCGGTTACATCGGCGCTGAGCGAAGCTGATCCTAAAAAGAATTTCATCTATCAATCCGGCGCGCTCGATTTGGTTGGCTTAAATTACCACCAGGAGGTGTATGCCAATTTTCAAAAGAATTATCCCGGCCAAAAGTTTATCGGCACCGAAAACATGTCGGCACTGGCTACCCGCGGGCATTATGATATGCCCTCGGATAGCATAAGGCGCTGGCCAAAAGATGGAAAAACACCTTTGAAAGATGGCAATCCCGATTTTACGGTATCGGCTTATGACAATGTATCGGCCTATTGGGGTTCAACACATGAAGAAACCTGGAAGATCATCAAAAAATACGATTTCCTTTCGGGCTTATTTGTGTGGACTGGTTTTGATTATATTGGTGAACCTACCCCATATTTATGGCCAGCACGCAGCTCATACTTTGGGATAGTTGACCTGGCGGGCTTCCCCAAGGATGTTTATTACATGTACCAAAGCGAGTGGACAACTAAGCCGGTATTGCACCTGCTGCCGCATTGGAACTGGAGCGCCGGTAAAACTATTGATGTTTGGGCTTATTATAATAATGCCGATGAAGTGGAGGCTTATTTAAACGGCAAATCATTAGGCATCCGCAAGAAAACAGGTGATGACCTGCATGTGATGTGGCGGGTTAAATACGAGCCCGGCACCTTGAAGGCGGTTTCGCGCAAAAATGGCAAAATCATCATGAGCACCCAGGTTGTTACGGCCGGCGAGCCATACCGCATACAGCTTAAAGCCGACAGGAGCCATATTAAAGCGGATGGTAAAGACCTTTCGTACATTACGGTTACCATACTGGATAAAAATAATGTCCCGGTGCCGGATGCTGGTCAGCTCATTAAATTTAAAGTAGGGGGGCAGGGGATTTTAAAAGCGGTTGATAACGGCTCGCAAACAGACCTTGATCCTTTTGTTTCCAATCAGCACCGGGTATTTAATGGTTTGGGGCTGGTTATTATTCAATCGAATAATAAGTCAGGTAAAATTAATATAACCGCAGCAGCAGAAGGTTTACAGTCGGGGCAGCTTATTATACAAAGTGGTAGGTAA
- a CDS encoding family 78 glycoside hydrolase catalytic domain: MLKKIILFLLLVLPLGLFAQDLKVAGLQCDYKQNPQGIESVSPGLSWQMKSSRASTMQTAYRVLVSDDLQKLKSNSGNIWDSKKVNSPASLQVAYKGRQLQPAKTYYWKVMVWDNHYQQSAWSSTASWQMGLLTQTDWAGANWIAYDKLPDTSVIVPFYHGKGPKKLGIANDVLPLLRKMFNVGNQLKRATLYICGLGHFDLSLNGKKVGDHFLDPGWTKYDKQALYVPFDVTGQLKAGKNTIGVMLGNGFYYIPRDKRYRKLTGGYGYPKMICRLVMEYQDGRIDNLLSDTSWKTTPGPVIFSSIYGGEDYNANLEQAAWNTNSFNDENWRKAIQVDGPPMLNAQAADPLKVMQEFIPQNKTQLNTGAWIYDLGQNFSGIPQITVKGKKGDTVKIIPAELVNADGSANQKGSGGPHYYNYILKGDGAETWQPQFTYYGFRYLQVVGAAPQNETNAKQQPVIVAIKGLHTRNAAATVGDFACSNELFNKTFRLIDWAMKSNMASVFTDCPHREKLGWLEEAHLVGSSLHYNYDIVGLARKCINDMRISQTEDGLIPEIAPEYVKFDEPFRDSPEWGSNAVILPWYVYQWYGDKGVLAQNYDMIKRYLAYLNKKADGNILMQGLGDWYDLGPNPPGVSQLTPQGITATALYYYDLDIATKIATLLGKSEDAAAYNKLADQVKQSYNKKFFNAETKQYGTGSQAANAISVYTGLVEPQYKTAVVNNIVKDIRGRGNSLTAGDIGYRYLLRVLDDEGRSDVIFDMNSRADVPGYGYQLAHGATALTESWAALPSVSNNHFMLGHLMEWFYSGLAGIRPADDAIAFNKIEIRPEVVGDVTWAKANYQSPYGTISSSWEKEAGKFELSVSIPANTTAIIYLPAAKAAMITAGGQSIRNRKGMEFMGYKNGKALVKVGSGGYLFVVR, translated from the coding sequence ATGCTAAAAAAGATCATTTTGTTTTTGCTGTTGGTATTACCATTGGGATTATTTGCCCAGGACCTAAAAGTGGCAGGCCTGCAATGTGATTACAAACAAAACCCGCAAGGGATTGAGTCGGTATCGCCGGGGCTGAGCTGGCAGATGAAAAGCAGCAGAGCCAGCACCATGCAAACGGCTTACCGGGTATTGGTATCGGATGATTTGCAAAAGTTGAAAAGCAATAGTGGCAACATCTGGGATTCAAAAAAAGTGAACTCGCCGGCATCTTTGCAGGTGGCTTACAAGGGCAGGCAATTGCAGCCGGCCAAAACTTACTATTGGAAGGTAATGGTTTGGGATAACCATTACCAGCAATCAGCCTGGAGTAGTACCGCCAGTTGGCAAATGGGCTTGCTTACCCAAACCGACTGGGCAGGAGCCAACTGGATAGCCTATGATAAACTACCCGATACTTCGGTTATTGTTCCGTTTTATCATGGTAAAGGACCAAAAAAGTTAGGGATAGCCAATGATGTGCTGCCATTGCTGCGTAAAATGTTCAATGTGGGCAATCAGCTTAAAAGAGCTACACTTTATATTTGCGGGCTGGGTCATTTCGACCTGAGTTTGAACGGCAAAAAAGTAGGTGATCATTTCCTTGATCCCGGCTGGACAAAATATGACAAGCAGGCCCTATATGTACCATTTGATGTTACCGGTCAGTTAAAAGCCGGTAAAAACACAATCGGCGTAATGTTGGGTAACGGGTTTTATTATATCCCCCGCGATAAACGCTACCGTAAACTTACCGGTGGATATGGCTACCCCAAAATGATATGCCGTTTGGTTATGGAGTACCAGGACGGGAGGATAGACAATCTTTTGAGTGACACCTCCTGGAAAACAACCCCCGGCCCGGTAATCTTCAGCAGTATTTATGGCGGCGAAGACTATAATGCCAACCTGGAACAGGCCGCATGGAACACCAATAGCTTTAATGATGAAAACTGGCGTAAGGCTATACAGGTTGATGGCCCGCCGATGCTAAACGCCCAGGCGGCCGACCCGCTGAAAGTAATGCAGGAGTTTATCCCCCAAAACAAAACACAATTAAACACAGGAGCCTGGATCTATGATCTTGGGCAAAACTTTTCGGGTATCCCGCAAATTACGGTTAAAGGTAAAAAAGGAGATACGGTAAAGATAATTCCCGCCGAGCTGGTTAATGCTGATGGAAGTGCCAATCAAAAAGGATCGGGTGGGCCGCATTATTATAATTACATTTTAAAAGGTGATGGTGCCGAAACCTGGCAGCCGCAGTTTACCTATTATGGTTTCAGGTATTTACAGGTGGTGGGTGCGGCTCCGCAAAATGAGACTAATGCCAAACAGCAGCCGGTTATTGTCGCTATAAAAGGCCTGCATACGCGTAATGCCGCTGCCACGGTTGGCGATTTTGCCTGTTCAAATGAGCTGTTTAATAAAACCTTTAGGCTGATAGACTGGGCCATGAAAAGCAATATGGCCAGTGTGTTTACCGATTGCCCGCACCGCGAAAAACTGGGCTGGCTGGAAGAAGCACATTTGGTGGGGAGTTCCCTGCATTATAACTATGATATAGTTGGGCTGGCGCGTAAGTGCATCAACGATATGCGAATTTCGCAAACCGAAGATGGTTTGATACCGGAGATAGCTCCTGAATATGTAAAGTTTGATGAGCCCTTCCGCGACTCGCCCGAATGGGGCAGCAACGCCGTTATCCTGCCCTGGTACGTTTATCAATGGTATGGCGATAAAGGTGTATTGGCCCAAAATTACGATATGATAAAACGCTACCTGGCTTACCTCAATAAAAAAGCAGATGGTAATATTTTAATGCAGGGCTTAGGCGATTGGTACGATTTGGGTCCCAATCCGCCCGGCGTATCGCAATTAACACCACAAGGCATCACAGCCACAGCCTTATATTATTACGACCTGGATATCGCGACAAAAATTGCCACCTTACTGGGGAAAAGCGAAGACGCTGCAGCTTACAATAAATTAGCCGACCAGGTAAAGCAATCTTACAATAAAAAATTCTTTAACGCCGAAACCAAACAATACGGTACCGGCAGCCAGGCTGCAAATGCCATATCGGTTTATACCGGTTTGGTTGAACCGCAATATAAAACCGCTGTGGTGAACAATATTGTAAAGGATATCCGCGGCAGGGGCAACAGCCTTACCGCCGGTGATATTGGTTACCGCTACCTGCTGAGGGTACTGGATGATGAAGGCCGGTCTGATGTGATATTTGATATGAATAGCCGTGCGGATGTGCCTGGTTATGGGTATCAGCTGGCGCATGGGGCAACAGCTCTGACGGAATCATGGGCGGCATTGCCATCGGTATCAAACAACCACTTTATGCTGGGCCATTTAATGGAGTGGTTTTACAGCGGACTGGCTGGCATCCGCCCGGCAGATGATGCCATCGCCTTTAACAAAATAGAGATCAGGCCCGAAGTTGTAGGCGATGTAACCTGGGCAAAGGCAAACTACCAATCGCCTTACGGTACCATTTCAAGCAGCTGGGAAAAGGAGGCAGGTAAGTTTGAGCTGAGTGTAAGCATTCCGGCTAATACAACGGCCATCATTTATTTGCCGGCAGCTAAAGCGGCTATGATCACCGCTGGCGGGCAAAGCATCAGGAACAGAAAAGGCATGGAGTTTATGGGATACAAAAATGGTAAGGCTTTGGTTAAGGTGGGGTCGGGTGGTTATTTGTTCGTGGTTAGGTAA